One Deinococcus sp. LM3 genomic region harbors:
- a CDS encoding Nif3-like dinuclear metal center hexameric protein produces MSDGSPSIPSTPLTRGEVPRDALVAWLNEYLNVGAYPDPSLNGLQIGGTDVIRRVAVSVDTSLKTLQHAADSGADLLIAHHGLFWGQPLAVTGPHRERLRTALSADLNLYVSHIPLDAHPEVGNNAMIARALTLQNLRPFGDWQGHKIGLAGELPFEQTLQDFADRVQKLTGEICLVHGGGLSPTVNRLGVLSGGGAGSVAEAAAMGLDTLLTGEPEHKHFHDAFEYGVNVVYAGHYETEVFGVRALAARLEDEFGLAWQFLHHPTGL; encoded by the coding sequence ATGTCCGATGGTTCCCCCAGCATTCCCTCCACCCCCCTGACCCGCGGCGAGGTGCCGCGCGACGCGCTCGTGGCGTGGCTGAACGAGTACCTGAACGTCGGCGCGTACCCGGACCCCAGCCTGAACGGCCTGCAGATCGGCGGGACCGACGTGATCCGCCGCGTGGCCGTCAGCGTGGACACCAGCCTCAAGACCCTGCAGCACGCCGCCGACAGCGGCGCGGACCTGCTGATCGCCCACCACGGTCTGTTCTGGGGCCAGCCGCTGGCCGTGACCGGCCCGCACCGCGAGCGGCTGCGCACGGCGCTGTCGGCCGACCTGAACCTGTACGTGTCGCACATTCCCCTGGACGCGCACCCGGAAGTCGGGAACAACGCCATGATCGCCCGCGCCCTGACCCTGCAGAACCTGCGGCCCTTCGGGGACTGGCAGGGGCACAAGATCGGACTGGCCGGCGAACTGCCGTTCGAGCAGACCCTGCAGGACTTCGCGGACCGCGTGCAGAAACTCACGGGCGAGATCTGCCTCGTGCACGGCGGCGGCCTGTCGCCCACCGTCAATCGCCTGGGCGTCCTGAGCGGCGGCGGGGCGGGCAGTGTCGCCGAGGCCGCCGCGATGGGCCTGGACACCCTGCTGACCGGCGAACCCGAACACAAGCACTTCCATGACGCCTTCGAGTACGGCGTGAACGTCGTGTACGCCGGACACTACGAGACCGAGGTCTTCGGCGTGCGCGCCCTGGCCGCCCGCCTGGAAGACGAGTTCGGACTGGCATGGCAGTTCCTGCACCACCCCACCGGCCTGTGA
- the tmk gene encoding dTMP kinase, with protein MTGPVTHPPGGLFISFEGPEGAGKSTQLARLAARLQAHGRAHTVTREPGGTPLGLRVREVLLDPALIIDPLPEFLLYSASRAQLVRHVLRPALERGEVVICDRYADSSLAYQGGGRGLNTALLEQITREATGGLTPHLTVLLDLDPAVGLERAARRGQPDRLEQADLDFHRRVRQAFLTLAAADPPRFLTLDATQDQDTLAGLIWPAVQARLP; from the coding sequence GTGACTGGACCCGTCACCCACCCGCCCGGCGGTCTGTTCATCTCCTTCGAGGGGCCCGAGGGCGCGGGCAAGAGCACGCAACTGGCCCGCCTCGCCGCGCGGTTACAGGCGCACGGGCGGGCGCACACCGTCACCCGCGAGCCCGGCGGCACCCCGCTGGGCCTGCGGGTCCGTGAAGTGCTGCTGGACCCGGCCCTGATCATCGATCCGCTGCCGGAATTCCTGCTGTACTCGGCCAGTCGCGCCCAGCTGGTCCGCCACGTTCTCCGTCCGGCGCTGGAACGCGGCGAGGTCGTCATCTGCGACCGGTACGCCGACTCCAGCCTCGCGTACCAGGGCGGCGGACGCGGCCTGAACACCGCGCTGCTGGAGCAGATCACGCGCGAGGCGACTGGCGGGCTCACGCCGCACCTGACGGTCCTGCTCGACCTGGACCCGGCCGTGGGCCTGGAACGCGCTGCCCGCCGGGGGCAACCCGACCGGCTGGAGCAGGCGGACCTGGACTTTCACCGCCGGGTCCGGCAGGCCTTCCTGACCCTGGCCGCCGCCGACCCGCCGCGCTTCCTGACCCTGGACGCCACGCAGGATCAGGACACCCTGGCGGGCCTGATCTGGCCGGCCGTGCAGGCCCGTCTGCCCTGA
- a CDS encoding glutaminyl-peptide cyclotransferase codes for MSPLLVAGFLLAPGAAQTTPAATVPTLVPAVTARYPHDRDAFTQGLQYLGGGVLVESTGQIGKSGVRRVDLKSGRVLMQTATPLATAFGEGVTVLGNVAYHLTWQNGVAFTFDAATLKETGRLRYSGEGWGLTSDGRQLIMSNGSSTLTWRDPKTFRVTRSLRVTDQGQPVRNLNELEYVQGSVYANVWLTDRVARIDPQSGRVTAWLDLSALAREASAAATRAGQPLTFDDVPNGIAFVPERGTLLLTGKRWGTVFEVKVPGLKVDPGLSGRAATRR; via the coding sequence ATGTCTCCCCTGCTGGTAGCCGGGTTCCTTCTTGCGCCCGGCGCGGCCCAGACGACGCCCGCCGCGACCGTGCCCACGCTGGTCCCTGCCGTCACGGCCCGTTATCCGCATGACCGCGACGCCTTCACGCAGGGTCTGCAGTACCTGGGCGGCGGCGTGCTGGTCGAGAGTACCGGGCAGATCGGGAAGTCCGGGGTGCGGCGCGTGGACCTGAAGTCCGGCCGGGTCCTGATGCAGACGGCGACGCCGCTGGCGACCGCGTTCGGCGAGGGCGTGACCGTGCTGGGGAACGTCGCGTACCACCTGACGTGGCAGAACGGGGTGGCGTTCACCTTCGACGCGGCGACCCTGAAGGAAACCGGCCGCCTGCGGTACTCCGGCGAGGGCTGGGGCCTGACCAGCGACGGCCGGCAGCTGATCATGAGTAACGGCTCGTCCACGCTGACGTGGCGGGACCCGAAGACCTTCCGCGTCACGCGCAGCCTGCGGGTCACGGACCAGGGACAGCCGGTCCGGAACCTGAACGAACTGGAGTACGTGCAGGGCAGCGTGTACGCGAACGTGTGGCTGACCGACCGGGTGGCGCGCATCGACCCGCAGAGCGGCCGGGTCACGGCGTGGCTGGACCTGAGCGCCCTGGCGCGCGAGGCGAGCGCCGCCGCCACCCGCGCCGGGCAGCCGCTGACCTTCGACGACGTGCCCAACGGCATTGCCTTCGTGCCGGAACGCGGGACGCTGCTGCTGACCGGCAAACGCTGGGGCACGGTATTCGAGGTGAAGGTGCCGGGCCTGAAGGTCGATCCCGGCCTGAGTGGCCGCGCCGCGACCCGCCGCTGA
- the queG gene encoding tRNA epoxyqueuosine(34) reductase QueG has protein sequence MSASPHDRLSDLALSLGADAVGWAPAQVPRAAVDEYAGWLDAGRHAGMTYLERQLPVRADPSQRLPGVGSVLVLGVSHAFAPPTVPDGGVRVGRVARYAWTPDYHDQLQPVLTRLEQEAAALGVRARGYVDHGPVMERLFASGAGLGWRGRSGMTINTGLGAFVTLAVVLTDLPAPDGGAAHPDRCGRCLRCVTACPTGAIGPDRAIDARRCVSYLTIEHRGPVPPDLRAGVGDWLFGCDVCSEVCPWTVKAGPLARLLKPDPQLAHPDLSRFFGVSEREFERQWAGTAFLRPRRKGMARNALTVLGNTRAPQGWPLLLLGAQDPAWEVREAAAWALGQWGEPGHVRALLDDPHAAVRDGARRALERP, from the coding sequence ATGAGCGCCTCACCGCATGACCGGCTGTCCGACCTCGCCCTGAGCCTGGGGGCGGACGCCGTGGGGTGGGCGCCCGCGCAGGTGCCGCGCGCGGCGGTGGACGAGTACGCGGGGTGGCTGGACGCCGGGCGGCACGCGGGCATGACCTACCTGGAACGGCAGTTGCCGGTGCGGGCCGACCCGTCCCAGCGGCTGCCGGGCGTGGGGAGCGTGCTGGTGCTGGGCGTCTCGCACGCCTTCGCGCCGCCCACGGTGCCGGACGGGGGCGTGCGGGTGGGGCGCGTGGCGCGCTACGCCTGGACGCCGGACTACCACGATCAGCTGCAGCCGGTCCTGACCCGCCTGGAACAGGAGGCGGCGGCGCTGGGCGTGCGGGCGCGCGGGTACGTGGACCACGGGCCGGTGATGGAGCGGCTGTTCGCGTCCGGGGCGGGGCTGGGCTGGCGCGGCCGGTCCGGCATGACCATCAACACCGGGCTGGGCGCGTTCGTGACCCTGGCGGTCGTCCTGACCGACCTGCCCGCCCCGGACGGCGGCGCGGCCCACCCGGACCGCTGTGGCCGCTGCCTGCGCTGCGTGACGGCCTGCCCGACCGGCGCGATCGGCCCGGACCGCGCCATCGACGCGCGGCGCTGCGTGTCGTACCTGACCATCGAGCACCGAGGGCCGGTGCCGCCCGACCTGCGGGCCGGGGTGGGCGACTGGCTGTTCGGCTGCGACGTGTGCAGCGAGGTCTGCCCCTGGACCGTGAAGGCCGGGCCGCTGGCACGCCTGCTGAAACCCGACCCGCAGCTGGCGCACCCGGACCTGAGCCGCTTCTTCGGGGTCAGCGAGCGCGAGTTCGAGCGGCAGTGGGCGGGCACGGCGTTCCTGCGGCCCCGGCGCAAGGGCATGGCCCGCAACGCCCTGACGGTCCTGGGGAACACCCGCGCGCCGCAGGGCTGGCCGCTGCTGCTGCTGGGCGCGCAGGACCCCGCCTGGGAGGTGCGCGAGGCGGCCGCCTGGGCGCTGGGCCAGTGGGGTGAACCGGGACACGTCCGGGCGCTGCTGGACGACCCGCACGCGGCGGTGCGTGACGGCGCGCGCCGCGCCCTGGAACGCCCCTGA
- a CDS encoding glucose-6-phosphate dehydrogenase assembly protein OpcA, whose translation MTYATDLKPLGPVDTTVRKAQMTLDELWAQTNVETRAYTGNIIALTVKKHLGRVQEALAGLEGRYAGRQIIGVMDGTDDLTVHASLVPQRGGLYVERLTLEASPEQLQGAILPLIRPATVNHVWWGADSRPGGTLLTELTDLADQVIVDSLTLDMPPSRHYALADLGWSRSAPWREALAQVFDSPDAARQLPRIDRLVVRHAGKKDLPARLYAGFIASTLGWTDLRGVTFRSGRCGRENGDLCGAELLGDGVRFALSAETSGGNDVVRLECRWDGVNRESEVVVPTMTLAEGLARVMARPERGGVFEHAWALAKETL comes from the coding sequence ATGACCTACGCAACGGACCTGAAACCGCTGGGCCCGGTGGACACCACCGTCCGCAAGGCCCAGATGACCCTGGATGAACTGTGGGCGCAGACGAACGTCGAGACCCGCGCGTACACCGGGAACATCATCGCGCTGACCGTCAAGAAACACCTGGGGCGCGTGCAGGAAGCCCTGGCGGGCCTGGAAGGCCGCTACGCGGGACGGCAGATCATCGGCGTGATGGACGGCACGGACGACCTGACCGTCCATGCCAGTCTGGTGCCGCAGCGCGGCGGGCTGTACGTGGAGCGCCTGACGCTGGAAGCCAGTCCCGAGCAGCTTCAGGGCGCGATCCTGCCGCTGATCCGCCCGGCCACCGTGAATCACGTGTGGTGGGGCGCGGACAGCCGGCCCGGCGGCACGCTGCTGACCGAACTGACCGATCTGGCCGATCAGGTGATCGTGGACAGCCTGACGCTGGACATGCCGCCCTCGCGGCACTACGCGCTGGCGGACCTGGGCTGGAGCCGCTCGGCGCCGTGGCGTGAGGCGCTGGCGCAGGTGTTCGACAGCCCGGACGCCGCCCGGCAGTTGCCGCGCATCGACCGGCTGGTCGTGCGGCACGCCGGGAAGAAGGACCTGCCGGCGCGGCTGTACGCGGGCTTCATTGCCAGCACGCTGGGCTGGACGGACCTGCGGGGCGTGACGTTCCGTTCGGGCCGCTGCGGGCGCGAGAACGGCGACCTGTGCGGCGCGGAGCTGCTGGGCGACGGCGTGCGCTTCGCCCTGAGCGCCGAGACCAGCGGCGGGAACGACGTGGTGCGCCTGGAATGCCGCTGGGACGGCGTGAACCGTGAATCCGAGGTGGTGGTGCCCACCATGACGCTGGCCGAGGGTCTGGCGCGCGTCATGGCCCGCCCGGAACGCGGCGGCGTGTTCGAGCACGCCTGGGCGCTGGCCAAGGAGACGCTGTAA
- the zwf gene encoding glucose-6-phosphate dehydrogenase, protein MSAPKKPASSPAGRKAATTKAAPKKPAAAKATVSKTAAKTPAGKAASKATAKATGKTTARKAAGSKVAADVQANVESDLAARTVGVAQAAPGGRRAGVKTAQTSAPRKGRNSAAPGHDGQNPFRALMRRNRAPEPATLVIFGATGDLSRRKLLPAVFGLWQDGLLGSAFNIVGVGRQEMTDEQFKDYAIQALKDSKETDAIQPGSLEKFRELLYYEFGDFAGDEVYAKLGRELDRAEEAHGGRKNALFYLSTPPSLFEPISNGLGRLDLADQSEGWRRLVIEKPFGHDLASARDLNDTIHKVWDESQVYRIDHYLGKETVQNLMAIRFGNAIFEPLWNRGYVDHVQITASEDLGLEGRAGYYEEAGVVRDMLQNHLMQLFALTAMEPPAAFDADAIRDEKVKVLRAVKEIPSGRVKSVAVRGQYGPGTMYGEKVPGYREEPNVKEGSVTPTYVALKLEVDNWRWQGVPFFLRTGKRLPKKVTEIAVVFKRPPLGIFPGGLERNVLAFRIQPDEGVSLKFSSKTPGQEMVLREVVMDFRYDAFGAQLESPYSRLLLDAMLGDATLFPREDEVDLAWQIVSGILDVWEAEPGRREKGPDFPNYTAGTWGPDEADELMGDDRRWRRL, encoded by the coding sequence ATGAGCGCCCCGAAGAAACCCGCCAGCAGCCCCGCCGGCCGCAAGGCCGCCACGACGAAGGCGGCGCCGAAGAAGCCCGCCGCAGCGAAAGCCACCGTGAGCAAGACCGCTGCCAAGACCCCAGCTGGCAAGGCAGCCAGCAAGGCGACCGCCAAGGCCACCGGCAAGACCACGGCCCGGAAGGCGGCGGGCAGCAAGGTCGCCGCCGACGTGCAGGCGAATGTGGAGTCTGACCTCGCGGCGCGCACGGTGGGTGTGGCGCAGGCCGCTCCGGGCGGGCGCCGGGCCGGCGTGAAGACCGCGCAGACCTCCGCGCCCCGCAAGGGCAGGAACAGCGCCGCGCCCGGTCATGACGGCCAGAATCCCTTCCGGGCGCTGATGCGCCGCAACCGCGCGCCGGAACCCGCCACCCTGGTGATCTTCGGCGCGACCGGCGACCTGTCGCGCCGCAAGCTGCTGCCCGCCGTGTTCGGCCTGTGGCAGGACGGCCTGCTCGGGAGTGCTTTCAACATCGTGGGCGTGGGCCGTCAGGAGATGACGGACGAGCAGTTCAAGGACTACGCCATCCAGGCGCTGAAGGACAGCAAGGAGACCGACGCCATCCAGCCGGGCAGCCTGGAGAAGTTCCGGGAACTGCTGTACTACGAGTTCGGCGATTTCGCCGGGGACGAGGTGTACGCCAAGCTGGGCCGCGAACTGGACCGCGCCGAGGAGGCGCACGGCGGCCGCAAGAACGCGCTGTTCTACCTCTCGACCCCGCCCAGCCTGTTCGAGCCGATCAGTAACGGCCTGGGCCGCCTGGACCTGGCGGATCAGAGTGAGGGCTGGCGCCGACTGGTGATCGAGAAACCGTTCGGGCACGACCTGGCCAGCGCCCGCGACCTGAACGACACCATCCACAAGGTCTGGGACGAGTCGCAGGTGTACCGCATCGACCATTACCTGGGCAAGGAGACCGTGCAGAACCTGATGGCGATCCGGTTCGGGAACGCCATCTTCGAGCCGCTGTGGAACCGTGGGTACGTGGATCACGTGCAGATCACCGCCAGCGAGGACCTGGGCCTGGAAGGGCGCGCCGGTTACTACGAGGAGGCGGGCGTGGTGCGCGACATGCTTCAGAACCACCTGATGCAGCTGTTCGCGCTGACCGCCATGGAACCCCCGGCCGCCTTCGACGCGGACGCCATCCGTGACGAGAAGGTCAAGGTGCTGCGCGCCGTCAAGGAAATCCCGTCGGGCCGCGTGAAGTCGGTCGCGGTGCGCGGACAGTACGGGCCGGGCACCATGTACGGCGAGAAGGTGCCGGGCTACCGCGAGGAACCGAACGTGAAGGAGGGCAGTGTCACGCCCACCTACGTGGCCCTGAAACTGGAAGTGGACAACTGGCGCTGGCAGGGCGTGCCGTTCTTCCTGCGCACCGGGAAGCGGCTGCCGAAGAAGGTCACGGAGATCGCCGTGGTGTTCAAACGTCCGCCGCTGGGCATCTTCCCCGGCGGGCTGGAACGCAACGTGCTGGCCTTCCGCATCCAGCCGGACGAGGGCGTGAGCCTGAAGTTCAGCAGTAAAACGCCGGGGCAGGAGATGGTGCTGCGCGAGGTGGTCATGGACTTCCGCTACGACGCGTTCGGCGCGCAGCTGGAAAGCCCGTACTCGCGCCTGCTGCTTGACGCGATGCTGGGCGACGCCACCCTGTTCCCCCGCGAGGACGAGGTGGACCTGGCGTGGCAGATCGTGAGCGGCATCCTGGACGTGTGGGAAGCCGAACCGGGTCGCCGTGAGAAGGGGCCGGACTTCCCGAACTACACGGCCGGCACCTGGGGGCCCGACGAGGCGGACGAACTGATGGGCGACGACCGCCGCTGGCGGCGCCTGTGA
- the gnd gene encoding phosphogluconate dehydrogenase (NAD(+)-dependent, decarboxylating) has protein sequence MKIGMIGLGKMGGNMVLRLTRGGIEVTGYDRSEESVAHIEGQGARGARSMDELIASLGESGSRAVWMMVPAGKITQSVIDDLAGRLAPGDIIIDGGNSNYKDSVQRAEALAERGLHFVDVGTSGGVWGLKEGYALMIGGDEAAVERLRPVFEALAPAPDRGWGRMGPAGSGHYVKMVHNGIEYGMMQAYAEGFEMMRAKTDFNLDMAQIAELWRHGSVVRSWLLDLTAEALQNKAEFEALSDYVADSGEGRWTIIDSVELGVPTPVITLATQMRFRSQQEVSYAGQMLSAMRRAFGGHAVKTIETPRQEGLVPEVQAGQDPSAAAPANIGQGGGGTGSSAEQLGETGHQRVKGDE, from the coding sequence ATGAAGATCGGCATGATTGGACTCGGCAAGATGGGCGGCAACATGGTCCTGCGACTCACGCGCGGCGGTATCGAGGTCACGGGCTACGACCGCAGCGAGGAGAGCGTCGCGCACATCGAGGGCCAGGGCGCGCGCGGCGCGCGGTCCATGGACGAACTGATCGCCTCGCTCGGCGAGAGCGGCAGCCGCGCCGTGTGGATGATGGTCCCGGCCGGGAAGATCACCCAGAGCGTCATCGACGACCTCGCGGGGCGTCTCGCGCCGGGCGACATCATCATCGACGGCGGCAACAGCAACTACAAGGACAGCGTCCAGCGTGCCGAGGCCCTCGCCGAACGCGGCCTGCACTTCGTGGACGTCGGCACCTCCGGCGGCGTGTGGGGCCTGAAGGAAGGCTACGCGCTGATGATCGGCGGGGACGAGGCGGCCGTCGAGCGCCTGCGCCCGGTGTTCGAGGCGCTGGCTCCCGCGCCCGACCGTGGCTGGGGCCGCATGGGTCCGGCCGGCAGCGGCCACTACGTGAAGATGGTCCACAACGGCATCGAGTACGGCATGATGCAGGCCTACGCCGAGGGCTTCGAGATGATGCGCGCCAAGACCGACTTCAACCTCGACATGGCGCAGATCGCCGAGCTGTGGCGGCACGGCAGCGTCGTGCGCTCCTGGCTGCTGGACCTGACCGCCGAGGCGCTGCAGAACAAGGCCGAGTTCGAGGCGCTCTCGGACTACGTGGCCGACAGTGGCGAGGGCCGCTGGACGATCATCGATTCGGTGGAGCTGGGTGTGCCCACGCCGGTCATCACGCTCGCCACGCAGATGCGCTTCCGCAGCCAGCAGGAGGTCAGTTACGCCGGGCAGATGCTCTCGGCCATGCGCCGCGCCTTCGGGGGTCACGCGGTCAAGACCATCGAGACGCCCCGCCAGGAGGGTCTGGTGCCGGAAGTGCAGGCCGGTCAGGACCCCAGCGCCGCCGCGCCCGCCAACATCGGCCAGGGCGGCGGCGGGACCGGCAGCAGCGCCGAGCAGCTCGGTGAGACCGGGCATCAGCGCGTGAAAGGCGACGAATGA
- a CDS encoding MarR family transcriptional regulator, with protein MTSASTSTPSSLPGTPGSPEHTTYLALQRLALRQQHETAELLRDYDLSGPQFNVLRILRGAGEQGLTCSEIGGRLLVHDPDVTRLLDRLQKAGLVRRDRDRPDRRVVATRLTDQGRALLARIDQPISALHARQFAHLNPAQLQQLLTLLTPPPEDTP; from the coding sequence ATGACATCTGCCTCCACCTCCACGCCCTCCAGCCTGCCCGGCACGCCCGGCAGCCCCGAACACACCACCTACCTCGCCCTGCAACGCCTCGCCCTGCGCCAGCAGCACGAGACGGCCGAACTGCTGCGTGACTACGACCTCAGCGGTCCCCAGTTCAACGTGCTGCGCATCCTGCGCGGCGCCGGCGAACAGGGCCTCACCTGCAGCGAGATCGGCGGACGCCTGCTCGTCCACGACCCCGACGTCACCCGCCTGCTCGACCGCCTCCAGAAAGCCGGACTGGTCCGCCGCGACCGCGACCGCCCAGACCGCCGCGTCGTCGCCACCCGCCTCACCGACCAGGGCCGCGCCCTGCTGGCCCGCATCGACCAGCCCATCTCCGCGCTGCACGCCCGGCAGTTCGCGCACCTGAACCCCGCGCAACTCCAGCAGCTGCTCACGCTGCTGACCCCCCCACCCGAGGACACCCCATGA
- a CDS encoding DoxX family protein encodes MTTQTHPDTAAHRGTDLALLTVRLATGLIFVMHGAQKIFTYTLPGTTQAFTQMGAPLPALSAPLVAGAELIGGLLLIAGVLTRWAGGALTLILLGAIALVHLKAGFFNPNGVEFPLSLLAATVALTLAGPGRYRVPGLPA; translated from the coding sequence ATGACCACCCAGACCCACCCCGACACGGCCGCCCACCGCGGCACCGACCTCGCCCTCCTGACCGTCCGCCTCGCCACCGGCCTGATCTTCGTGATGCACGGCGCGCAGAAGATCTTCACGTACACCCTGCCCGGCACCACCCAGGCCTTCACGCAGATGGGCGCACCCCTGCCCGCTCTCAGCGCGCCCCTGGTCGCCGGCGCCGAACTGATCGGCGGCCTGCTGCTGATCGCGGGCGTCCTGACCCGCTGGGCCGGCGGCGCCCTGACCCTGATCCTGCTGGGCGCCATCGCCCTGGTCCACCTGAAAGCCGGGTTCTTCAACCCGAACGGCGTGGAATTCCCGCTGAGCCTGCTGGCCGCCACCGTCGCCCTGACCCTCGCCGGCCCCGGCCGTTACCGCGTACCGGGCCTGCCCGCCTGA
- the mqnC gene encoding cyclic dehypoxanthinyl futalosine synthase codes for MTAPAPTGTDPAAAALDRAVQGERLDHASIEALYSLPLPDVAAAAHHLRLARRDPRTVTFLIDRNINYTNICNVGCNFCAFYRTPRQKDSYTLDYEQISHKIRELEAVGGTRILLQGGVNPALGLDYYTGLLRHVKANHPTIRIDAFSPEEVLFMEKTFGHTLDDLLDILIEAGLDGLPGAGGEILEDEVRAKAAPARIRSEDWFRIIDAAQRKGLYTIATMVIGFGETYAQRTSHLLKIREQQDRANREYGGNGFSGFAMWTLQTEHTRLHGKAPGATAHEYLQQLAIARIALDNIPNIQASWPAQGFKVAQSALYYGANDLGSTMLEENVVSAAGGHGRHNATVRELVRIAVDAGFEPAIRNSRFQIIERPDVTAILGRDDANPEGERAVGAG; via the coding sequence ATGACCGCTCCCGCCCCCACCGGAACCGACCCGGCCGCCGCTGCGCTCGACCGGGCCGTGCAAGGCGAACGACTCGACCACGCCAGCATCGAGGCGCTGTACTCGCTGCCGCTGCCGGACGTGGCGGCCGCCGCGCACCACCTGCGTCTCGCGCGGCGCGACCCGCGCACCGTGACGTTCCTGATCGACCGGAACATCAACTACACGAACATCTGCAACGTCGGCTGCAACTTCTGCGCCTTCTACCGCACCCCCCGCCAGAAAGACAGCTACACGCTGGACTACGAGCAGATCAGCCACAAGATCCGCGAACTCGAAGCGGTCGGCGGAACGCGCATCCTGCTTCAGGGCGGCGTGAACCCCGCGCTGGGCCTGGACTACTACACCGGCCTGCTGCGGCACGTGAAGGCCAACCACCCCACCATCCGCATCGACGCCTTCTCGCCCGAGGAGGTGCTGTTCATGGAAAAGACCTTCGGGCACACCCTGGACGACCTGCTGGACATCCTGATCGAGGCCGGTCTGGACGGCCTGCCCGGCGCGGGCGGCGAGATCCTGGAAGACGAGGTGCGCGCCAAGGCCGCCCCGGCCCGCATCCGCAGCGAGGACTGGTTCCGCATCATCGACGCCGCGCAGCGCAAGGGCCTGTACACCATCGCCACCATGGTCATCGGCTTCGGTGAGACGTACGCGCAGCGCACCAGCCACCTCCTGAAGATCCGCGAGCAGCAGGACCGGGCGAACCGCGAGTACGGCGGGAACGGCTTCTCCGGCTTCGCCATGTGGACCCTGCAGACCGAACACACCCGCCTGCACGGCAAGGCGCCCGGCGCGACCGCGCACGAGTACCTGCAACAGCTCGCCATTGCCCGCATCGCGCTGGACAACATCCCGAACATCCAGGCGTCGTGGCCCGCGCAGGGCTTCAAGGTCGCGCAGTCCGCGCTGTACTACGGTGCGAACGACCTCGGCAGCACCATGCTCGAGGAGAACGTCGTGTCGGCGGCAGGCGGGCACGGCCGCCACAACGCCACGGTCCGTGAACTGGTCCGCATCGCTGTGGACGCCGGATTCGAACCCGCCATCCGCAACAGCCGCTTCCAGATCATCGAGCGGCCCGACGTGACCGCCATCCTGGGCCGCGACGACGCCAACCCGGAAGGCGAACGCGCCGTCGGGGCCGGCTGA
- a CDS encoding YcjF family protein has protein sequence MLPPLVKQVLDNFNFDVDPALSREENAEEVIKSAALLSGAIAVEPIPFADMLLISPVQAKMVLHIGKIYGFDVSADRAREIAQELGVTFAYGFAARQVMRGLAKMALPVIGGLITAPAVYGWTFALGRLAQNYFERRTLGLPASRDQQVRVVQEAKQESRRVLPGAQDFTDLAAELRRRAEKKSADLGSPEPGAAPKDPDRR, from the coding sequence ATGCTGCCGCCGCTCGTGAAACAGGTGCTCGACAACTTCAATTTCGACGTGGACCCGGCCCTGAGCCGCGAGGAGAACGCCGAGGAGGTCATCAAGAGCGCCGCGCTGCTGTCCGGCGCGATTGCCGTGGAACCCATTCCCTTCGCGGACATGCTGCTGATCTCGCCCGTGCAGGCCAAGATGGTGCTGCACATCGGCAAGATCTACGGCTTCGACGTGAGTGCCGACCGGGCGCGCGAGATCGCGCAGGAACTCGGCGTGACCTTCGCGTACGGGTTCGCGGCCCGGCAGGTCATGCGCGGCCTGGCGAAGATGGCGCTGCCGGTCATCGGCGGGCTGATCACCGCGCCCGCCGTGTACGGCTGGACGTTCGCGCTGGGCCGACTGGCGCAGAACTACTTCGAGCGGCGCACGCTGGGCCTGCCCGCCTCGCGGGACCAGCAGGTGCGGGTCGTGCAGGAAGCCAAGCAGGAGTCCCGCCGGGTGCTGCCCGGCGCGCAGGACTTCACGGATCTGGCCGCCGAACTGCGCCGCCGCGCCGAGAAGAAGAGCGCCGACCTGGGCAGCCCGGAGCCGGGCGCGGCCCCGAAAGACCCGGACCGGCGCTGA